In Streptomyces hawaiiensis, one genomic interval encodes:
- a CDS encoding serine hydrolase domain-containing protein, which translates to MTTSQGELLPGTRRALLHRIAVAQAEGRVPSLVAAVVRDRTTVWTGARTSVEGHAPDENVQYRIGSITKTFTAVLVLRLRDEGALDLGDPLEKHLPGTGVGEATVAELFAHTGGLAAETPGPWWERSPGSLRPELDDVLGERPLLTPPGRRFHYSNPGYALLGALIEKLRGASWEDVLRREVLEPLGLHRTSVRPRAPHAGGWAVHPWADVMLPEPTEDLGRMAPAGQLWSTTGDLARFAVFLVKGDERVLSAESLREMRTPAAPHEAADVASGYAYCLGMEIRRRNGRSLVGHTGSLPGFLACLMISVDDDVAAIALANSTSGPLLFPVAADLVRIVAEAEPRIPAPWKPLTDLDPSLLELTGQWYWGTHAFALRLTADGLVSLGPLSGGGRRSRFRPNGDGTWTGLEGYYAGELLRAVRRPEGSVSHLDLGSFVFTRQPYDEGAPVPGGIDPEGWRGIG; encoded by the coding sequence ATGACGACATCTCAGGGAGAACTGCTTCCCGGCACCCGCCGTGCTCTGTTGCACCGGATCGCCGTCGCGCAGGCCGAAGGGCGGGTTCCGTCGCTCGTCGCGGCTGTCGTGCGAGACAGGACAACGGTGTGGACGGGCGCGCGGACCTCGGTGGAAGGACACGCGCCGGACGAGAACGTGCAGTACCGGATCGGCTCGATCACCAAGACCTTCACGGCGGTTCTCGTGCTACGGCTGCGCGACGAGGGCGCACTGGATCTCGGGGATCCGCTCGAGAAGCATCTGCCGGGCACCGGCGTGGGGGAGGCAACCGTCGCCGAACTCTTCGCGCACACGGGCGGGCTGGCAGCCGAGACACCGGGGCCGTGGTGGGAGCGGAGCCCCGGATCCCTGCGGCCCGAACTCGACGACGTGCTGGGTGAGCGGCCCCTGCTGACCCCGCCCGGTCGCCGGTTCCACTACTCGAACCCGGGATACGCGCTGCTCGGCGCACTCATCGAGAAGCTCCGTGGGGCTTCTTGGGAGGACGTCCTTCGGCGTGAAGTGCTCGAACCTCTGGGGCTGCATCGCACAAGCGTGCGACCTCGGGCGCCCCATGCGGGTGGCTGGGCCGTGCACCCCTGGGCCGATGTGATGCTTCCCGAGCCCACCGAGGACCTGGGGCGTATGGCGCCGGCCGGTCAGCTCTGGTCGACGACCGGTGACTTGGCGCGGTTCGCGGTCTTCCTGGTCAAGGGCGATGAGCGGGTGCTGAGCGCCGAGTCGCTGCGGGAGATGAGGACACCGGCCGCGCCTCACGAGGCGGCGGACGTGGCGAGTGGTTACGCCTACTGTCTGGGCATGGAGATCCGGCGACGGAACGGACGGTCCCTCGTCGGCCACACCGGCTCGCTGCCCGGGTTCCTCGCGTGCCTCATGATCAGCGTCGATGACGACGTGGCAGCGATCGCCCTGGCGAACTCCACTTCCGGGCCGCTGCTGTTCCCCGTCGCCGCCGACCTGGTCCGCATCGTCGCCGAGGCGGAGCCGCGCATCCCCGCGCCGTGGAAGCCGCTGACTGATCTCGATCCGTCGCTGCTGGAGCTGACGGGGCAGTGGTACTGGGGGACGCACGCCTTCGCTCTGCGGCTGACGGCCGACGGGCTCGTCTCACTGGGGCCGTTGTCCGGCGGCGGCCGTCGCTCACGGTTCCGCCCGAACGGCGACGGCACCTGGACAGGGCTGGAGGGCTACTACGCCGGTGAGCTCTTGAGGGCCGTACGGCGGCCGGAGGGGTCGGTGAGTCATCTGGACCTCGGCTCGTTCGTTTTCACGCGTCAGCCGTACGACGAGGGGGCTCCTGTGCCGGGTGGGATCGACCCCGAGGGGTGGCGCGGCATCGGTTAG
- the dnaB gene encoding replicative DNA helicase, whose protein sequence is MSISEPLDDPWADSGPSDRLPASRRRRDGARGRDEQHERGGDNGAWDGGSAPSFERVPPQDIDAEQSVLGGMLLSKDAIADVVEILKGHDFYKPAHETIYQAVLDVYAKGEPADPITIAAELTKRGEINKVGGASYLHTLVQTVPTAANAAYYAEIVHERAVLRRLVEAGTRITQMGYAADDDVDEIVNRAQAEVYAVTEQRTSEDYLPLGDIMEGALDEIEAIGSRSGEMTGVPTGFTDLDSLTNGLHPGQMIVIAARPAMGKSTLALDFARAASIKHNLPSVIFSLEMGRNEIAMRLLSAEARVALHHMRSGTMTDEDWTRLARRMPEVSSAPLYIDDSPNLSMMEIRAKCRRLKQRNDIKLVIIDYLQLMQSGGSKRSESRQQEVSDMSRNLKLLAKELEVPVIALSQLNRGPEQRTDKKPMVSDLRESGSIEQDADMVILLHREDAYEKESPRAGEADIIVGKHRNGPTATITVAFQGHYSRFVDMAQT, encoded by the coding sequence GTGAGCATTTCCGAGCCCTTGGACGACCCGTGGGCCGACAGCGGTCCCAGTGATCGTCTGCCCGCCTCCCGCCGCCGTCGTGACGGAGCCCGGGGCCGCGACGAACAGCACGAGCGCGGCGGGGACAACGGGGCGTGGGACGGCGGATCGGCCCCGTCGTTCGAGCGGGTACCGCCGCAGGACATCGACGCCGAGCAGTCCGTCCTCGGCGGCATGCTCCTGTCCAAGGACGCCATCGCCGACGTTGTCGAGATCCTCAAGGGCCACGACTTCTACAAGCCGGCTCACGAGACGATCTACCAGGCCGTCCTCGACGTCTACGCCAAGGGCGAGCCGGCCGACCCCATCACGATCGCGGCCGAGCTCACCAAGCGCGGCGAGATCAACAAGGTCGGCGGAGCCTCGTATCTGCACACCCTCGTCCAGACGGTCCCCACGGCGGCCAACGCGGCGTACTACGCGGAGATCGTCCACGAGCGGGCCGTCCTGCGCCGCCTGGTCGAGGCCGGTACACGCATCACACAGATGGGATACGCGGCCGACGACGACGTCGACGAGATCGTCAACCGCGCCCAGGCAGAGGTCTACGCGGTCACCGAGCAGCGCACGAGCGAGGACTATCTGCCGCTCGGCGACATCATGGAGGGCGCGCTCGACGAGATCGAGGCGATCGGCTCGCGCAGCGGTGAGATGACCGGTGTTCCCACGGGGTTCACCGACCTCGACTCCCTCACCAACGGTCTGCACCCGGGGCAGATGATCGTCATCGCGGCCCGTCCCGCCATGGGTAAGTCGACGCTGGCGCTGGACTTCGCCCGTGCCGCGTCGATCAAGCACAATCTGCCGAGCGTCATCTTCTCCCTGGAGATGGGGCGCAACGAGATCGCGATGCGTCTGCTGTCCGCAGAGGCCCGCGTCGCCCTTCACCACATGCGGTCAGGCACCATGACGGACGAGGACTGGACACGTCTGGCGCGCCGGATGCCCGAAGTGTCGTCCGCGCCGCTCTACATCGACGACTCCCCGAACCTGTCGATGATGGAGATCCGCGCGAAGTGCCGTCGGCTGAAGCAGCGCAACGACATCAAACTCGTGATCATCGACTATCTGCAGCTGATGCAGTCCGGGGGCTCCAAGCGCTCCGAGAGCCGCCAGCAGGAGGTCTCGGACATGTCCCGAAACCTCAAGCTCCTGGCCAAGGAGCTGGAGGTTCCGGTGATCGCGCTCTCCCAGCTCAACCGTGGTCCAGAGCAGCGCACGGACAAGAAGCCGATGGTGTCCGACCTGCGTGAATCGGGATCGATCGAGCAGGACGCCGACATGGTGATCCTGCTGCACCGCGAGGACGCGTACGAGAAGGAGTCGCCGCGCGCGGGCGAGGCGGACATCATCGTGGGCAAGCACCGTAACGGCCCGACGGCGACGATCACGGTCGCTTTCCAGGGTCACTACTCGCGGTTCGTGGACATGGCGCAGACCTGA